The following proteins are encoded in a genomic region of Mycolicibacterium rutilum:
- a CDS encoding DUF2207 domain-containing protein, whose protein sequence is MRRLIAWSITLLFLAFGVLWPLVFTGGGSDGSAVDDPMVINNYQAEYVVDDAGRLDAVETITGQFPGGRHGIFRYWDVTNQNSPHVRQTPEIKSILMDGKEASYQMLWEDNERFRVAKIGDPDRTLSYGEHVFEIRYSIDGVLDPGATGADKTFAAATGSPGDAPSVFYWNVIAPAWNNLIRNADITVRLPGDVPGAQCSVGYGVGKPCENLTIDGNTVRLSARYLPARTPVTVRASVDVPTPARAEVPWTPDWDRVLGRSLTGLFWMLGLTVAFGLGALLWHRSTIEPSPGFPLQYTPPEGLGPVQTEYIRTEAIPKNGLTATLFYLAERGLVDLQQMSDDTWRIRGIAERSAWADVDRVSVAVGAALKVNSPDTEFTAKKTVKSGQRLNRAKTDMTAAVEKWVADEKLLVKRKEELWIRVANVGAFLLMLCGVFTWMFPATMWALPFATFFLLSLGSWNPGVGTRRTEAGRELWSRAGGFHRLLTTDSAEDRFDFGARRDLYSAYVPFAVAAGVAALWAKKYETATGTAAPQPGWYNSSSSTSTGFIGSGGSIASFDSFDSALSSSIGAYTASQASSSSGSSSGGSSFSGGGGGGGGGGGGGGGGGGSW, encoded by the coding sequence ATGCGCCGGCTCATCGCATGGTCGATCACGTTGCTGTTCCTCGCCTTTGGCGTGTTGTGGCCGCTGGTCTTCACCGGCGGCGGATCCGACGGATCGGCCGTCGACGACCCGATGGTCATCAACAACTACCAGGCGGAATACGTCGTCGACGACGCCGGCCGCCTCGATGCGGTCGAAACCATCACCGGACAGTTCCCCGGCGGACGCCACGGCATCTTCCGATACTGGGACGTCACCAATCAGAACAGCCCGCACGTCCGGCAGACACCGGAGATCAAATCGATTCTGATGGACGGCAAAGAGGCGTCCTACCAGATGTTGTGGGAGGACAACGAGCGCTTCCGGGTGGCCAAGATCGGCGACCCCGACCGCACGTTGAGCTACGGCGAGCACGTGTTCGAGATCCGTTACTCCATCGACGGCGTCCTCGATCCGGGCGCCACCGGGGCGGACAAGACGTTCGCCGCCGCCACCGGATCGCCGGGCGACGCGCCCTCGGTCTTCTACTGGAACGTGATCGCGCCGGCGTGGAACAACCTGATCCGCAACGCCGACATCACGGTGCGGCTGCCCGGTGACGTGCCCGGCGCGCAGTGCTCGGTCGGCTACGGGGTCGGGAAGCCCTGCGAGAACCTGACAATCGACGGGAACACGGTGCGGCTGTCGGCCAGGTACCTGCCGGCCCGCACGCCGGTGACGGTGCGGGCGAGCGTCGACGTACCAACCCCGGCCCGCGCCGAGGTGCCGTGGACTCCCGACTGGGACAGGGTGCTCGGCCGCTCGCTGACCGGGCTGTTCTGGATGCTGGGCCTGACCGTGGCGTTCGGGCTGGGCGCGCTGCTGTGGCACCGCAGCACCATCGAGCCGTCGCCCGGATTTCCGCTGCAGTACACGCCGCCGGAAGGGCTCGGCCCGGTGCAGACCGAGTACATCCGGACCGAGGCCATACCCAAGAACGGCCTCACCGCGACCTTGTTCTACCTCGCCGAGCGGGGGCTGGTCGACCTGCAGCAGATGAGCGACGACACCTGGCGCATCCGGGGGATCGCCGAACGCAGCGCATGGGCCGACGTCGACCGGGTCAGCGTCGCGGTCGGGGCGGCGTTGAAGGTGAACAGCCCGGACACCGAGTTCACCGCCAAGAAGACGGTCAAATCCGGGCAGCGTCTCAACCGGGCCAAGACCGACATGACCGCGGCAGTCGAGAAGTGGGTCGCCGACGAGAAGTTGTTGGTCAAGCGCAAGGAGGAACTGTGGATCCGCGTCGCCAACGTCGGCGCGTTCCTGCTCATGCTGTGCGGGGTCTTCACGTGGATGTTCCCGGCCACCATGTGGGCGCTGCCGTTCGCGACGTTCTTCCTGCTCAGCCTCGGCTCCTGGAATCCCGGCGTCGGCACCCGACGCACCGAGGCCGGACGCGAATTGTGGTCGCGCGCAGGGGGTTTCCACCGGCTGCTCACCACCGACTCGGCCGAGGATCGGTTCGACTTCGGCGCGCGCAGGGATCTGTATTCGGCCTACGTCCCGTTCGCGGTGGCCGCGGGCGTCGCGGCGCTATGGGCCAAGAAGTACGAGACGGCCACCGGAACCGCTGCGCCGCAACCGGGTTGGTACAACTCGTCCTCGTCGACGAGCACGGGTTTCATCGGCTCCGGTGGTTCCATCGCGAGCTTTGACAGTTTCGATTCGGCCCTGTCGTCGTCCATCGGGGCCTACACCGCGTCGCAGGCGTCCTCGAGCAGCGGCAGCAGCAGCGGCGGGAGCAGCTTCAGCGGCGGCGGGGGCGGAGGCGGCGGCGGTGGGGGCGGCGGCGGAGGAGGAGGCGGATCGTGGTGA
- a CDS encoding primosomal protein N' — protein sequence MLTVPHLDREFDYLVSAEQSDDAQPGVRVRVRFNGRLVDAFVLERRSDTDHAGKLGWLDRVISPEPVLTPEIRRLADAVAARYAGTRADVLRLAIPPRHARVEKQDPPQPAPIPAAAVDCAAWSAYGRGEQFVAALADGRAARAVWQALPGETWPDRLAEAAAVTVHAGRGVLIIVPDQRDIDAVHAAAVRLLGETAVVALSAGLGPAQRYRRWLAVLRGDARLVIGTRSAVFAPVAALGLVMVWDDGDDTLAEPRAPYPHAREVAMLRAHQLRCAALIGGYARTAEAQALVRSGWAHDLVALRPTVRAAAPRVVALDDSGFEQERDPAARSARLPSMALQAARKALAAGAPVLVQVPRRGYVPALACARCRTVARCRHCTGPLSLPDRDTAGAVCRWCGRADPRLRCGRCGSDEVRAVVVGARRTAEELGRAFAGTTVITSSGEAMVTEVGSHPAVVVATPGAEPVAEGGYGAALLLDSWALLGRQDLRAAEDTLRRWMAAAALVRSRADGGTIAVVAESTLPTVQALIRWDPVRHADAELAARAEVGLPPATHMAAVDGTSDAVHALLDAADLPGDAEQLGPVELPFGARRPPGLPADATVIRMLVRVPRTAGLDLASALRRAVAVLSARHDQDPVRVQIDPLHIG from the coding sequence ATGCTGACGGTGCCGCACCTCGACCGCGAGTTCGACTACCTGGTGTCCGCCGAGCAGTCCGACGACGCCCAGCCCGGCGTCCGGGTGCGGGTGCGGTTCAACGGCCGGCTGGTCGACGCGTTCGTGCTGGAGCGACGCTCCGACACCGACCACGCCGGCAAGCTCGGCTGGCTCGACCGGGTGATCTCACCCGAACCGGTGCTCACCCCGGAGATCCGCCGGCTCGCCGACGCCGTCGCGGCGCGGTACGCCGGCACCCGCGCCGACGTGCTGCGGCTGGCCATCCCGCCGCGCCACGCACGGGTCGAGAAACAGGACCCGCCGCAGCCCGCCCCGATTCCCGCCGCCGCCGTCGACTGTGCGGCGTGGAGCGCCTACGGCCGCGGCGAGCAGTTCGTCGCGGCGCTGGCCGACGGCCGGGCGGCCCGCGCGGTGTGGCAGGCGCTGCCGGGGGAGACGTGGCCGGACCGGCTGGCCGAGGCCGCCGCGGTCACCGTGCACGCCGGGCGCGGTGTGCTGATCATCGTTCCCGACCAGCGCGACATCGACGCGGTGCACGCCGCCGCGGTCCGGCTGCTCGGTGAGACGGCGGTGGTGGCCCTGTCGGCCGGGCTGGGCCCCGCCCAGCGCTATCGCCGGTGGCTTGCGGTGCTGCGCGGCGACGCCCGACTGGTGATCGGCACCCGCAGCGCGGTGTTCGCGCCGGTCGCCGCGCTCGGGTTGGTGATGGTGTGGGACGACGGCGACGACACGCTGGCCGAGCCACGCGCGCCATACCCGCACGCCCGCGAGGTGGCGATGCTGCGCGCTCACCAACTGCGTTGCGCCGCACTGATCGGCGGGTACGCCAGGACCGCCGAGGCCCAGGCGCTGGTGCGCAGCGGATGGGCGCACGATCTGGTGGCGCTGCGACCGACGGTGCGGGCCGCCGCACCGCGGGTGGTCGCGCTCGACGACAGCGGGTTCGAACAGGAACGCGACCCCGCCGCGCGGTCGGCACGGTTGCCGTCGATGGCGCTGCAGGCCGCCCGCAAGGCGCTGGCCGCCGGCGCGCCGGTGCTGGTGCAGGTGCCTCGTCGCGGGTATGTGCCCGCATTGGCCTGCGCGCGGTGCCGCACCGTCGCCCGGTGCCGGCACTGCACGGGCCCGCTGTCGCTGCCCGACCGCGACACCGCAGGCGCGGTGTGCCGCTGGTGCGGCCGCGCCGACCCGCGGTTGCGTTGCGGGCGTTGCGGTTCCGACGAGGTGCGCGCGGTGGTGGTCGGCGCGCGGCGCACCGCAGAGGAGCTGGGCCGCGCCTTCGCGGGCACGACGGTCATCACCTCCAGCGGCGAGGCGATGGTCACCGAGGTGGGCTCACATCCGGCGGTGGTGGTCGCCACCCCGGGCGCCGAACCCGTCGCCGAGGGCGGGTACGGCGCTGCGTTGCTGCTGGACAGCTGGGCGCTGCTGGGGCGTCAGGACCTGCGCGCGGCCGAGGACACGCTGCGGCGCTGGATGGCCGCGGCGGCCCTGGTGCGAAGCCGCGCCGACGGCGGGACCATCGCGGTGGTCGCCGAATCGACGCTGCCGACCGTGCAGGCGCTGATCCGGTGGGATCCGGTGCGACACGCGGACGCCGAACTGGCCGCCCGCGCCGAGGTGGGACTGCCGCCGGCCACCCACATGGCCGCCGTGGACGGCACCTCCGACGCCGTGCACGCGCTGCTCGACGCCGCCGACCTGCCCGGCGACGCCGAGCAACTCGGCCCGGTCGAACTGCCGTTCGGCGCCCGCCGACCACCCGGCCTGCCCGCCGACGCCACCGTGATCCGGATGCTGGTGCGGGTCCCACGCACCGCAGGCCTCGACCTGGCGTCGGCGCTACGCCGAGCCGTCGCCGTGCTCAGCGCGCGCCACGATCAAGATCCAGTTCGTGTGCAAATCGACCCATTGCACATAGGGTGA
- a CDS encoding lysoplasmalogenase — protein sequence MGTPYVHPRTRLLWVAAAAVGACYGLFLIITALRVPVGAELTGQFALQPAVKAAAAVLLAVAALHHPVARERRWLVAALLFSAAGDFLLALPWWAPSFVLGLAAFLIAHLCFLGALVPLVGRSVPRLAAAGVTVAACLTLVVWFWPRLIAEGMAVPVTLYMAVLAAMVCAALLARLPTVWTALGAVCFAVSDAMIGISKFVLGSEALAVPIWWAYAASLILITAGFFFGRTPVLSGRSATTS from the coding sequence ATGGGGACACCGTACGTTCACCCGCGGACCAGGCTTCTGTGGGTGGCGGCCGCGGCGGTCGGCGCCTGCTACGGCCTGTTCCTCATCATCACCGCGCTGCGGGTGCCCGTCGGCGCGGAACTGACCGGGCAGTTCGCGCTGCAGCCGGCCGTCAAGGCGGCCGCGGCGGTGCTGCTGGCCGTCGCCGCACTGCACCACCCGGTCGCGCGGGAGAGGCGCTGGCTGGTCGCCGCGCTGCTGTTCTCGGCGGCGGGCGACTTCCTGTTGGCCCTGCCCTGGTGGGCGCCGTCGTTCGTGCTGGGTCTGGCCGCGTTCCTGATCGCGCACCTGTGCTTTCTGGGCGCGCTGGTACCGCTGGTCGGCCGCTCGGTGCCGCGGCTCGCCGCGGCGGGCGTCACCGTCGCTGCGTGCCTGACCCTAGTGGTGTGGTTCTGGCCGAGGCTGATCGCCGAGGGGATGGCGGTCCCGGTCACGCTGTACATGGCGGTGCTGGCTGCGATGGTGTGCGCCGCGCTGCTGGCGCGGCTGCCGACCGTGTGGACGGCGCTGGGCGCGGTGTGTTTCGCGGTCTCCGACGCGATGATCGGCATCAGCAAGTTCGTGCTCGGGTCCGAGGCGCTGGCGGTGCCGATCTGGTGGGCGTATGCGGCCTCGCTGATCCTGATCACCGCGGGCTTCTTCTTCGGCCGGACTCCGGTGCTGTCCGGGCGGTCTGCTACCACTTCGTAG
- a CDS encoding alpha/beta hydrolase: protein MSVAEEKPVSPEPIDAMLLKVLEAVPFELTTDGGPEAARRRFADLPRVPVHPEVGSEDRTIDGPAGPIGIRIYRPATDAPAPLVIYIHGGGWVVGGLDSYDSIARRHAVAGDAVVVSLSYRLAPEHPFPAAVDDVWAATQWVAAHAAELGADPDRIAVAGDSAGGNLAAVVTQLARAAGAPAIRFQLLWYPSTTFDLSLPSFKENADAPILSTQAASGYSRWYIGDLDMADAPATLVPARAADLSGLPAAYIAVAGHDPLRDDGIRYGELLSAAGVPVEVHNARTLVHGYVGYSGVVPAATEAVDRALAALRSALHSD, encoded by the coding sequence ATGTCAGTCGCTGAAGAGAAGCCGGTCAGCCCGGAACCGATCGACGCCATGCTGCTGAAGGTACTGGAAGCGGTGCCGTTCGAGTTGACAACCGACGGCGGTCCCGAGGCGGCCCGGAGGCGGTTCGCCGACCTGCCCCGTGTCCCGGTGCACCCCGAGGTGGGCAGCGAGGACCGCACCATCGACGGGCCCGCGGGCCCCATCGGCATCCGCATCTACCGTCCCGCGACCGACGCCCCGGCGCCGCTGGTGATCTACATCCACGGCGGCGGGTGGGTGGTCGGCGGCCTCGACAGCTACGACAGCATCGCCCGGCGCCACGCGGTCGCCGGGGATGCGGTGGTGGTGTCGCTGAGCTACCGGCTGGCCCCCGAGCATCCGTTCCCCGCAGCCGTCGACGATGTCTGGGCGGCCACGCAGTGGGTCGCCGCGCACGCCGCCGAACTTGGCGCCGACCCGGACCGTATCGCGGTGGCCGGTGATTCGGCGGGCGGGAACCTCGCGGCGGTGGTGACGCAACTGGCCCGTGCTGCCGGCGCGCCGGCGATCCGGTTCCAGTTGCTCTGGTATCCGTCGACGACGTTCGACCTGTCGCTGCCGTCGTTCAAGGAGAACGCCGACGCGCCGATCCTGAGCACGCAGGCGGCCAGTGGCTACTCGCGCTGGTACATCGGCGATCTCGACATGGCCGACGCACCGGCGACGCTGGTGCCGGCACGAGCCGCGGACCTGTCGGGGTTGCCTGCCGCCTACATCGCGGTGGCCGGCCACGATCCGCTGCGCGACGACGGCATCCGCTACGGCGAATTGCTCTCGGCGGCAGGCGTTCCCGTCGAGGTGCACAACGCCCGGACCCTCGTGCACGGATACGTCGGGTATTCGGGTGTCGTGCCCGCGGCGACCGAGGCGGTGGACCGGGCGCTCGCGGCGCTGCGCAGCGCGCTGCATTCTGACTGA
- a CDS encoding flavin-containing monooxygenase, giving the protein MTVPDHDTIIVGAGFSGIGAAINLDKAGLGDYAIIEAGEGPGGTWYWNTYPGIAVDIPSFSYQFSFEKSADWSRTYAPGRELRAYAEHCVDKYGLRPRIRFSTKVLGAAFDDHENLWRVELDSGDTLTSRFLINACGVLITPRLPDIDGVDSFAGVTMHTARWDHELDLTGKRVAVIGTGASAVQVIPEIAPKVSQLTVFQRTPIWCFPKFDVPLSGPAQRLMRLPGGSTLQRWLSQAYVELTFTLPAQYFTVNPMAKNMSKVGESFLRKQVRDPQVRAKLTPDYAVGCKRPGFHNGYLATYNRDNVELVTEPIDKITGSGVATVDGATRDVDVLILATGFKVMDTDEMPTYPVVGAGGRSWSEHWQQHRLQAYEGVSVPGFPNFFTVFGPYGYVGSSYFALIEAQTHHIVRCLARARREGARRVEVTQEANDRYFAEMMRKRHRQIFWQDNCRNANSYYFDKNGDVPIRPTTTLEAVWRSRRFPLADYAFSR; this is encoded by the coding sequence ATGACAGTGCCCGATCACGACACCATCATCGTCGGCGCCGGATTCTCGGGCATCGGCGCCGCGATCAACCTCGACAAGGCCGGCCTCGGCGACTACGCGATCATCGAGGCAGGCGAGGGACCGGGCGGTACGTGGTACTGGAACACCTATCCCGGTATCGCCGTTGACATTCCGTCTTTCTCGTATCAGTTCTCGTTCGAGAAGAGCGCCGACTGGTCGCGCACCTACGCCCCGGGGCGCGAACTGCGCGCCTACGCCGAGCACTGCGTCGACAAATACGGCCTGCGGCCCAGGATCCGGTTCAGCACGAAGGTGCTCGGCGCCGCGTTCGACGACCACGAGAACCTGTGGCGGGTGGAACTCGACTCCGGGGACACGCTCACCTCGCGGTTCCTGATCAACGCCTGCGGGGTGCTGATCACCCCACGGCTGCCCGACATCGACGGGGTGGACTCATTCGCCGGGGTCACCATGCACACCGCGCGCTGGGATCACGAGTTGGACCTCACCGGTAAGCGCGTCGCTGTCATCGGGACCGGCGCCTCAGCGGTGCAGGTGATCCCCGAGATCGCGCCGAAGGTCTCGCAGCTCACCGTGTTTCAGCGCACGCCGATCTGGTGTTTCCCGAAGTTCGACGTGCCGCTGTCGGGGCCGGCGCAGCGGCTGATGCGGCTGCCCGGCGGCAGTACCCTGCAGCGCTGGCTCAGCCAGGCCTACGTCGAGCTCACGTTCACGCTGCCCGCGCAGTACTTCACCGTCAACCCGATGGCCAAGAACATGTCGAAGGTCGGTGAGTCCTTCTTGCGCAAGCAGGTTCGCGATCCGCAGGTGCGCGCCAAGCTGACCCCCGACTATGCGGTGGGGTGCAAGCGGCCGGGTTTCCACAACGGTTATCTGGCGACCTACAACCGCGACAACGTCGAGCTGGTCACCGAACCGATCGACAAAATCACCGGCTCTGGGGTGGCGACCGTCGACGGGGCGACCCGCGACGTGGACGTGCTGATCCTGGCCACCGGTTTCAAGGTGATGGACACCGACGAAATGCCGACCTATCCCGTCGTCGGCGCGGGCGGCCGGTCATGGAGCGAGCACTGGCAGCAGCACCGGCTGCAGGCCTATGAGGGCGTCAGCGTGCCGGGTTTTCCGAACTTCTTCACGGTGTTCGGGCCCTACGGATACGTGGGTTCGTCGTACTTCGCGCTGATCGAGGCGCAGACCCATCACATCGTGCGCTGCCTCGCGCGAGCCCGCCGCGAGGGGGCGCGCCGCGTCGAGGTCACCCAGGAGGCCAACGACCGGTACTTCGCCGAGATGATGCGCAAACGGCATCGCCAGATCTTCTGGCAGGACAACTGCCGCAACGCCAACAGCTATTACTTCGACAAGAACGGCGACGTGCCGATCCGGCCGACGACGACGCTGGAGGCCGTCTGGCGCAGCCGCCGCTTCCCGCTCGCTGACTACGCGTTCAGTCGCTGA
- the metK gene encoding methionine adenosyltransferase, with the protein MSEARLFTSESVTEGHPDKICDAISDSVLDALLAGDPKSRVAVETLVTTGQVHVVGEVTTAAKEAFADITNTVRERILEIGYDSSDKGFDGETCGVNIGIGRQSPDIAMGVDTAHETRVEGAGDPLDLQGAGDQGLMFGYAIKDTPELMPLPIALAHRLSRRLTEVRKNGVLDYLRPDGKTQVTVQYDGTTPVRLDTVVLSTQHAAGIDLEGTLTPDIREKVVNTVLADLNHETLDTSDFRLLVNPTGKFVLGGPMGDAGLTGRKIIVDTYGGWARHGGGAFSGKDPSKVDRSAAYAMRWVAKNVVAAGLAERVEVQVAYAIGKAAPVGLFVETFGSETVDPARIEKAITSVFDLRPGAIVRDLDLLRPIYAQTAAYGHFGRTDVELPWEQLNKVEDLKASV; encoded by the coding sequence GTGAGTGAAGCTCGGCTGTTCACCAGTGAGTCGGTGACCGAGGGCCACCCCGACAAGATCTGCGACGCCATCAGCGATTCGGTGCTCGACGCGCTGCTCGCCGGTGATCCCAAGTCGCGGGTCGCCGTGGAGACGCTGGTCACCACCGGCCAGGTGCACGTCGTCGGCGAGGTGACCACGGCCGCCAAGGAGGCGTTCGCCGACATCACCAACACCGTGCGCGAGCGCATCCTCGAGATCGGTTACGACTCGTCGGACAAGGGCTTCGACGGCGAGACCTGCGGCGTCAACATCGGCATCGGCCGCCAGTCGCCCGACATCGCGATGGGTGTCGACACCGCGCACGAGACCCGCGTCGAGGGCGCAGGCGATCCGCTGGACCTGCAGGGCGCCGGCGACCAGGGCCTGATGTTCGGCTACGCGATCAAGGACACCCCCGAGCTGATGCCGCTGCCGATCGCGCTGGCCCACCGCCTGTCGCGCCGGCTGACCGAGGTCCGCAAGAACGGCGTGCTCGACTACCTGCGGCCCGACGGCAAGACCCAGGTCACCGTGCAGTACGACGGCACCACGCCGGTCCGCCTCGACACCGTCGTGCTGTCGACCCAGCACGCGGCGGGCATCGACCTCGAGGGCACGCTGACCCCGGACATCCGCGAGAAGGTCGTCAACACCGTGCTCGCCGACCTGAACCACGAGACGCTCGACACCTCGGACTTCCGGCTGCTGGTGAACCCGACCGGCAAGTTCGTGCTGGGCGGGCCGATGGGCGACGCCGGGCTGACCGGCCGCAAGATCATCGTCGACACCTACGGCGGCTGGGCCCGTCACGGCGGCGGCGCCTTCTCCGGCAAGGATCCGTCCAAGGTGGACCGCTCGGCGGCGTACGCGATGCGCTGGGTGGCCAAGAACGTCGTCGCCGCCGGCCTGGCCGAGCGCGTCGAGGTGCAGGTCGCCTACGCGATCGGCAAGGCCGCCCCGGTCGGGCTGTTCGTCGAGACCTTCGGCAGCGAGACCGTCGACCCGGCCCGCATCGAGAAGGCCATCACCTCGGTGTTCGACCTGCGCCCCGGCGCGATCGTGCGCGACCTGGACCTGCTGCGGCCGATCTACGCGCAGACCGCGGCCTACGGCCACTTCGGTCGCACCGACGTCGAGCTGCCGTGGGAGCAGCTGAACAAGGTCGAGGACCTCAAGGCCTCCGTCTAG
- the coaBC gene encoding bifunctional phosphopantothenoylcysteine decarboxylase/phosphopantothenate--cysteine ligase CoaBC, with translation MEPKRIIVGVAGGIAAYKAATVVRQLTEAGHSVRVVPTESALRFVGAATFEALSGNPVHTGVWDDVHEVPHVRFGQEADLVVVAPATADLLARAVAGRADDLLTATLLTARCPVMFAPAMHTEMWFHPATVENVATLRRRGAVVLEPASGRLTGADTGAGRLPEAEEITTLAQLLLARGDALPYDLGGVKVLVSAGGTREPIDPVRFIGNRSSGKQGYAMARVLAQRGADVTLIAGHTAGLIDPAGVHVVHIGSAAQLKDAVSKHAPDAHVLVMAAAVADFRPTQVQTSKIKKSADPDAAAPTIELTRTEDVLAGAVRARADGQLPNMRAIVGFAAETGDANGDVLHHARAKLQRKGCDLLVVNAVGENRAFEVDNNDGWLLAADGAESALEHGSKTLMASRIVDAIVAFLQSGSG, from the coding sequence ATGGAGCCCAAGCGGATCATCGTCGGTGTCGCTGGTGGCATCGCGGCCTACAAGGCGGCGACTGTGGTCCGGCAGCTCACCGAGGCCGGCCATTCCGTTCGGGTGGTGCCGACCGAGTCGGCGTTGCGCTTCGTCGGCGCGGCGACCTTCGAGGCGCTGTCGGGCAACCCGGTCCACACCGGCGTCTGGGATGACGTCCACGAGGTGCCACACGTGCGCTTCGGGCAGGAGGCCGACCTCGTCGTCGTCGCACCCGCCACCGCGGACCTGCTGGCCCGCGCCGTCGCCGGACGTGCCGATGACCTGCTGACCGCGACCCTGCTGACGGCGCGGTGCCCGGTGATGTTCGCGCCGGCGATGCACACCGAGATGTGGTTCCACCCGGCGACCGTCGAGAACGTCGCCACCCTGCGTCGCCGCGGCGCCGTCGTCCTCGAACCGGCCTCCGGACGCCTCACCGGCGCCGACACCGGCGCGGGCCGGCTGCCCGAAGCCGAGGAGATCACCACCCTGGCCCAGCTGCTGCTGGCCCGAGGCGATGCGCTGCCCTACGACCTGGGCGGGGTCAAGGTGCTGGTGTCCGCGGGCGGAACCCGCGAGCCGATCGACCCGGTGCGGTTCATCGGCAACCGCAGCTCGGGTAAGCAGGGGTACGCGATGGCCCGAGTGCTGGCCCAGCGCGGCGCCGACGTCACCTTGATCGCGGGCCACACCGCGGGCCTGATCGACCCGGCCGGCGTGCACGTCGTCCACATCGGGTCGGCCGCGCAGCTCAAGGACGCGGTGTCCAAGCACGCGCCCGACGCGCACGTGCTGGTGATGGCCGCCGCGGTCGCCGACTTCCGGCCCACCCAGGTACAGACGAGCAAGATCAAGAAGTCGGCCGATCCGGACGCCGCCGCGCCGACCATCGAGCTCACCCGCACCGAAGACGTGCTGGCCGGGGCGGTGCGGGCGCGCGCCGACGGTCAGCTGCCCAACATGCGCGCGATCGTGGGATTCGCTGCCGAAACCGGCGACGCCAACGGCGATGTGCTTCACCACGCCCGCGCGAAACTGCAGCGCAAGGGTTGTGATTTGCTCGTCGTCAATGCGGTGGGTGAGAATCGGGCGTTCGAAGTGGACAACAACGACGGCTGGCTGCTGGCCGCCGACGGGGCGGAGTCCGCATTGGAGCACGGTTCGAAAACTCTGATGGCCAGCCGTATCGTGGACGCGATCGTGGCCTTCTTGCAGAGCGGCAGCGGGTAA
- the rpoZ gene encoding DNA-directed RNA polymerase subunit omega: protein MSTPHADAQLTAVDDFDPSGAGAYDTPLGITNPPIDELLDRASSKYALVIYAAKRARQINDYYNQLGDGILEYVGPLVEPGLQEKPLSIAMREIHSDLLEHTEGE from the coding sequence GTGAGCACCCCCCACGCCGACGCGCAGCTGACCGCTGTGGACGACTTCGACCCGTCCGGCGCCGGCGCCTACGACACGCCGCTGGGCATCACGAACCCGCCCATCGACGAGTTGCTGGACCGCGCGTCGAGCAAGTACGCGCTGGTCATCTACGCCGCCAAGCGCGCGCGCCAGATCAACGACTACTACAACCAGCTCGGCGACGGCATCCTCGAGTACGTCGGCCCGCTCGTCGAGCCGGGCCTGCAGGAGAAGCCGCTGTCCATCGCGATGCGCGAGATCCACTCCGACCTGCTCGAGCACACCGAGGGCGAGTAG
- the gmk gene encoding guanylate kinase produces MSAGRGAGRVIVLSGPSAVGKSTVVRCLRERVPDMYFSVSVTTRAPRPGEVDGVDYSFVTPERFQQLIADGELLEWAEIHGGLHRSGTPARPVRDAIAAGRPVLIEVDLAGARAVKAAMPEVITVFLAPPSWAELESRLISRGTETPEAMQRRLATAQAELAAQGDFDQVVVNSQLESACAELVSLLAAHR; encoded by the coding sequence TTGAGCGCCGGCCGAGGGGCCGGACGGGTGATCGTGCTGTCCGGCCCCTCTGCCGTCGGGAAATCGACCGTCGTTCGCTGCCTGCGCGAACGCGTTCCCGACATGTACTTCAGCGTGTCCGTCACCACCAGAGCCCCGCGCCCGGGCGAGGTTGACGGCGTCGATTACTCGTTCGTGACACCCGAGCGGTTCCAGCAGCTGATCGCCGACGGCGAGCTGCTGGAATGGGCGGAAATCCACGGTGGTCTGCACCGCTCAGGCACCCCGGCCAGGCCCGTCCGCGACGCGATCGCCGCGGGCCGGCCCGTTCTGATCGAGGTCGACCTCGCGGGGGCGCGGGCCGTCAAGGCGGCGATGCCGGAGGTCATCACGGTGTTCCTGGCGCCGCCGAGCTGGGCCGAACTGGAGAGCCGGCTGATCAGCCGAGGCACCGAAACGCCCGAGGCGATGCAGCGCCGGCTGGCGACCGCGCAGGCCGAACTGGCTGCTCAGGGCGACTTCGACCAGGTCGTCGTGAACAGTCAATTGGAGTCTGCCTGCGCAGAATTGGTATCCTTGCTGGCGGCCCACCGATAA
- the mihF gene encoding integration host factor, actinobacterial type: MALPQLTDEQRAAALEKAAAARRARAELKDRLKRGGTNLKQVLKDAETDEVLGKMKVSALLEALPKVGKVKAQEIMTELEIAPTRRLRGLGDRQRKALLEKFDQS, encoded by the coding sequence GTGGCCCTTCCCCAGTTGACCGACGAACAGCGCGCGGCAGCGTTGGAGAAGGCTGCTGCCGCACGTCGAGCGCGAGCCGAGTTGAAGGACCGGCTCAAGCGCGGCGGCACCAACCTCAAGCAGGTGCTCAAGGACGCCGAGACCGACGAGGTCTTGGGCAAGATGAAGGTTTCCGCGTTGCTCGAGGCGTTGCCCAAGGTCGGCAAGGTCAAGGCGCAGGAGATCATGACCGAACTCGAGATCGCCCCGACCCGCAGGCTGCGCGGTCTCGGCGACCGTCAGCGCAAGGCGCTGCTGGAAAAGTTCGACCAGTCCTAG